AAGTGGAGAAAGTGCAAATACAGTTACAAATTATGGTTATGACATTATGTGTCAAATTCCTGAAACCAAAGGCGGCCTATGCCGTATCTCAAAAGATGGGGTGTAAAAGATGAGTAAGGTAAATTTTGCAAATTTAGAAAAAGAACGCTTGAAATTCTTTTGTGATAATGAGCGTTGTATTGATTGTAATGGATGTTCGGTAGCTTGTGATGAAGCGCACGAACTTCCTATCAATATCCGTCGTCGTCGTGTCATCACCCTTAATGAAGGAGTGCAAGGAAAAGAAGTTTCTACTTCGATTTCTTGTATGCATTGTGATGATGCACCTTGTGCTATAGTTTGCCCTGTGGATTGTTTTTATATCCGTGCAGATGGTATTGTTTTGCACGATAAGGAAATTTGTATAGGTTGTGGCTATTGTCTTTATGCTTGTCCTTTTGGTGCTCCACAATTTCCAAAAGATAGCGTATTTGGTAACAAAGGCATCATGGATAAATGTACGATGTGTGCAGGTGGACCTGAAAGTACAAATTCAGAAAAAGAAAGAGAGCTTTATGGGCAAAATCGTATCGCTGAAGGAAAAGTACCTGTATGTGCAGCTATGTGCTCGACTAAAGCACTTTTAGTAGGTGAAAGCTCCAAGATAGAAGAAATTTATCATAGCAGATTGCAAAGTAGGGGTTATGGAATTGCTAATCCTTCGCAAAGTATAGAATGGAAAATTGCTTACATAGGAAAGGAACGCTTATGAAAAAAATATTGATAACACTTTTAAGCACTTTTGTAAGTTTGTTTGCCTATGGCAGTGAACGAATGGGACAAGATACACAAATTTGGGATTTTCATCGTATTACAAATATTCCAAATTATGACACTTTTGGCAAGCTTTGGACTACTTTGCAAGGTGAGTATATAGCTACTATAGCTTTGATTGCGATGATTGCGGTTTTTTCAGCTTTTGCTTTGCATTATATGGTGATAGGTCCAAAACAATTTTCTCATGATGGAAAGAAAATTTATGCATTTTCTTTGTTTGAAAGAATTTTCCATTTTATCGCGGCTATTTCGTGGGTGATTTTGGTACCTACGGGTTTTGTGATGATGTTTGGAGCAACCTTTGGAGGCGGTATGTTTGTAAGGGTGTGTAAAAATTTGCACGCTTTTGCAACGATTTTATTTATCATTTCTATTATTCCTATGTTTTTATGGTGGATAAAAAGAATGCTTCCTGCTAGCTATGATATAAGATGGATGATGATAGTGGGTGGCTATTTAAGCAAAGTAAAACGCCCTGTTCCTGCGGGTAAATTTAATTTTGGGCAAAAATCTTGGTATTATATTGCCGTATTTGGTGGATTTTTGATGATTATCACAGGCGGCTTTATGTATTTTCTTGATTTTAATTCTACTGCCATTCAAGGTCTTTTTGGTTTAACACAAATCGAGCTTTTAAGACTTTCAGCTATTATTCACAATTTCTTAGGAATCATTTGTGCAGTATTCTTTGGAATTCACATTTATATGGCGGTATTTGCTATTAAAGGAAGTATTCATTCTATGGTAAGCGGATATAAAGAAGAAGAAGAGGTTTATATTTTGCATAGCTATTGGTATAAGGAACTAAGCAATAAAAAACAAATCGAACCTAGTTTTTCTTATGATCCTAATGTAAAAATTTAAATTTTACTCTGTGAAAATCTCTTAAAATTTTTTAGGAGATTTTCACAAATTTTGAAGTCCAAAATTTATAAAAAAATACTTTTAATTATCAAAAATGCATAAAATGAAATGCCTATATTTTCATATATTTCTTATAATTATATTTTTTTGATATAATACTTTTATAATTTTATTGATAAAGAGATGATAATGGAACCCTTATTTACAACTCAAATTTTAAAATACAAAGGCAAAGATTTATTTACTTGTGATGATACTTTAGTGCGTGAAATCAAACTTGAAATTTTTATCAATGATGAAAAAGTAGGCGCTTTAATGGCAACTCCTGTAGATGAGCAAGCTTTGGCGGTGGGGTATTTGATGAGTGAAAATATCATTGCTAAGGTATCTGATATAAAGAGTATAGAAACTAAAGATGATGGCATGAGTGTGCATATTAAAGCTAAGATTGATAAAGAAAATCTAGCCAAGCTGAATGCTGAAGGCGTGGTGATAAGCGGTTGTGGTAGAGCTCATACAGCCAATATTGATCCACAAAGTATAGAAGCAAGTAAAATCACAAGTGCGGTAAAATTTAATAAAGATGAAATTTTAAAACAAATGAGTGAATTTTATACTCAATGCGATCTTTATGAAAAAACAGGTTGTGTACACACAGCCAAACTTTTTGTCGATAAAGATACTTTTTTTATAGGTGAGGATATAGCCCAACACAATACCATAGATAAAGCTTTAGGAAAGGCAAGACTTGCGGGAGTAGAGCTTGGCAAATGTTTTTTAATGGTTAGCGGAAGGCTTAGTTCTGAAATGGTGGCTAAGGCGGTGATGCACAAAATTCCTGTTCTTATTTCGCGTACAGCCCCTACTTGTTTAGGTGTCATGATAGCAAGAAAATTTGATTTAACACTTTGTGGCTTTGCAAGGGGTGAAAATATCAATATTTATAGTGGAGAAAATAGAATCAATGGATAAAAATAAAGAAATACTAGCTTATATGAAAGAGCTTTTAAATAGCAATGAAAAGCTTGATTGTGGAACAGCTTTTAAAATCGCTAAGAAATTTGATGTAGCCATAGAAGAGATAGGTAAAATAGCAGATATCAATGGAATTCGTATTGATAATTGCGAGCTTGGGCAATTTGGTCATCTTGATTTTGAAAAAGCAAAAATAGAAGTTTTAAGAAAGGTAGAGCCTAGTTTAGATGAAAAGCGTAGAATTTTTTGCAAGGATGCAAGAGATATTGCCAAAGAGGGCTGTGGATTAAAATCAATGCGTTCTGCTTTAAAAGCATATAAAATTGATGTGAAATATTGCCAACTTGGTTGTTTTAAAGAAAAAAAAGGTAAGCAGTTTGTAGTTAGAACTAAGACTTGGATAGAAAATGCAGACGGAGATTTGCTTTTTGGAAAAGGAAAAACCGAGCTTTTAGAACTCATAGGACAAACAGGAAGTTTACTTCATGCTTCAAAACTTATGGGGATAAATTATAAAAAAGCTTGGATGCATTTGCAAGTTTTACAAAAAAATTCTCAAGAAATTTTAGTAAGCTCAAGGCAGGGTCGTTCTAAGGAGTCAGGCACCAAGCTTACGCCAAGAGCTATGGAGCTTATGGAAAATTACGCTATTTTGCAAAAAGATATCGAAGAATATGCCAATAAGCGCTTTAAAGAATTGTTTTTTAAACATAAAAAATAATTTTTAAGCTTAGTTTTTTTCAATTTTTAAATGCAAGCAATTTAATAAGCTTGCATATTTCTTTGATTTAAAGACAAAAAAAGCAAGAAAGTATTATTATTTTGTTTATTAAATCAAGGAGAAATAATGAGAATTGATTGTAGAAATCTTGAGTGTCCTAAGCCTATTGTTGAGACAAAAAAAGCACTTCAAAATCTTCAAAATAATGAAATTTTAGAAATTGTATTAAATTCTGTTATTTCTAAAAATAATGTTTTGAAATTTTTAGCTTCTTTGAATTTACACGCTGATATCGAAGAAAATAATAATGAATTTTATATAAGGGTAAAAAAGCAAGAGCTTGATTTTTCCAAAGCCAGTACAGATGAATATAATGTTTTATTTTTAAAGACAGACAAAGTAGGTGATGGCAAATTAGGAGAAAATTTACTCGTAGGTTTTTTAAGTACTTTAAAAAATGTAGAAAATATCCCGAGTAAAATTCTTTGTGTCAATGAAAGTGTTTTTATCAATGTAGATGAGAGTCATAGAGCTCATTTGGCAATGAAAGAACTTGAAAAATTAGGTGTTGAGATTATAAGCTGTGGAGCTTGTTTAGAATTTTTTGGAAAAAGCAAGGAGCTTAAGATAGGAAGCATTGGTAATGCTTATGAGATTTTAAATGAGCTTTGTGGCAAGGCAAAAATCATCACTTTATA
The window above is part of the Campylobacter coli genome. Proteins encoded here:
- a CDS encoding winged helix-turn-helix domain-containing protein; translated protein: MDKNKEILAYMKELLNSNEKLDCGTAFKIAKKFDVAIEEIGKIADINGIRIDNCELGQFGHLDFEKAKIEVLRKVEPSLDEKRRIFCKDARDIAKEGCGLKSMRSALKAYKIDVKYCQLGCFKEKKGKQFVVRTKTWIENADGDLLFGKGKTELLELIGQTGSLLHASKLMGINYKKAWMHLQVLQKNSQEILVSSRQGRSKESGTKLTPRAMELMENYAILQKDIEEYANKRFKELFFKHKK
- a CDS encoding formate dehydrogenase subunit gamma produces the protein MKKILITLLSTFVSLFAYGSERMGQDTQIWDFHRITNIPNYDTFGKLWTTLQGEYIATIALIAMIAVFSAFALHYMVIGPKQFSHDGKKIYAFSLFERIFHFIAAISWVILVPTGFVMMFGATFGGGMFVRVCKNLHAFATILFIISIIPMFLWWIKRMLPASYDIRWMMIVGGYLSKVKRPVPAGKFNFGQKSWYYIAVFGGFLMIITGGFMYFLDFNSTAIQGLFGLTQIELLRLSAIIHNFLGIICAVFFGIHIYMAVFAIKGSIHSMVSGYKEEEEVYILHSYWYKELSNKKQIEPSFSYDPNVKI
- the fdhD gene encoding formate dehydrogenase accessory sulfurtransferase FdhD, coding for MEPLFTTQILKYKGKDLFTCDDTLVREIKLEIFINDEKVGALMATPVDEQALAVGYLMSENIIAKVSDIKSIETKDDGMSVHIKAKIDKENLAKLNAEGVVISGCGRAHTANIDPQSIEASKITSAVKFNKDEILKQMSEFYTQCDLYEKTGCVHTAKLFVDKDTFFIGEDIAQHNTIDKALGKARLAGVELGKCFLMVSGRLSSEMVAKAVMHKIPVLISRTAPTCLGVMIARKFDLTLCGFARGENINIYSGENRING
- the yedF gene encoding sulfurtransferase-like selenium metabolism protein YedF, which codes for MRIDCRNLECPKPIVETKKALQNLQNNEILEIVLNSVISKNNVLKFLASLNLHADIEENNNEFYIRVKKQELDFSKASTDEYNVLFLKTDKVGDGKLGENLLVGFLSTLKNVENIPSKILCVNESVFINVDESHRAHLAMKELEKLGVEIISCGACLEFFGKSKELKIGSIGNAYEILNELCGKAKIITL
- the fdh3B gene encoding formate dehydrogenase FDH3 subunit beta, yielding MSKVNFANLEKERLKFFCDNERCIDCNGCSVACDEAHELPINIRRRRVITLNEGVQGKEVSTSISCMHCDDAPCAIVCPVDCFYIRADGIVLHDKEICIGCGYCLYACPFGAPQFPKDSVFGNKGIMDKCTMCAGGPESTNSEKERELYGQNRIAEGKVPVCAAMCSTKALLVGESSKIEEIYHSRLQSRGYGIANPSQSIEWKIAYIGKERL